One Clavibacter zhangzhiyongii genomic region harbors:
- a CDS encoding sugar phosphate isomerase/epimerase family protein: MTGPTDKAVHAWSLDGTLGHPRVPGPDGSGSVTRAAGALDLLDLPAELARRGYRAVQLAHFQLPTRDASYLEELRSSLETAGIVLDAFLVDDGDLTHPTDADLHERWISDRLDDALALGAHHARVGAGRSAPTPELIASSARRMSRLADAHPGLQLVVENWREMMPDADSVLALLADAGDIRVLVDLGNWTMPDKHEQLARIAPHAVTCHAKAHRHDDGRLDDVDYARSLRVLQDAGFTGALAMVNESSRPDGSDEWDGLEEEFEVVRRVFG, from the coding sequence ATGACCGGCCCCACCGACAAGGCCGTGCACGCCTGGTCCCTCGACGGGACGCTCGGGCATCCCCGCGTCCCCGGCCCGGACGGATCCGGCTCCGTCACCCGCGCCGCCGGTGCCCTCGACCTCCTCGACCTGCCCGCCGAGCTCGCCCGCCGCGGATACCGGGCCGTGCAGCTCGCCCACTTCCAGCTGCCCACGCGCGACGCCTCCTACCTCGAGGAGCTGCGGTCGTCGCTCGAGACGGCGGGCATCGTGCTCGACGCGTTCCTCGTCGACGACGGCGACCTCACGCACCCCACCGACGCCGACCTGCACGAGCGGTGGATCTCCGACCGGCTCGACGACGCCCTCGCCCTCGGCGCGCACCACGCCCGCGTCGGCGCCGGCCGCAGCGCGCCCACCCCGGAGCTGATCGCGTCGAGCGCCCGGCGCATGTCCCGGCTCGCGGACGCGCACCCGGGCCTCCAGCTGGTCGTCGAGAACTGGCGCGAGATGATGCCCGACGCGGACTCCGTGCTCGCGCTCCTGGCCGACGCCGGCGACATCCGCGTGCTCGTCGACCTCGGCAACTGGACCATGCCCGACAAGCACGAGCAGCTCGCCCGCATCGCGCCGCACGCGGTCACCTGCCACGCCAAGGCCCACCGCCACGACGACGGCCGCCTCGACGACGTCGACTACGCCCGCTCCCTCCGCGTGCTCCAGGACGCGGGGTTCACGGGCGCGCTGGCGATGGTCAACGAGTCGAGCCGGCCCGACGGATCCGACGAGTGGGACGGCCTCGAGGAGGAGTTCGAGGTGGTGCGGCGGGTGTTCGGGTGA
- a CDS encoding ABC transporter ATP-binding protein, translating to MSMEGAAWSSLYKISSARDGRNGISRESVRRILAFAVPYRSKLLVFIGLSVVGAFLAVATPVLAGQVVDVIVARGEVGTITWLAVVIALVAVADAAVSLVTRWYSARIGEGVILDLRTAVFDHVQRMPIAFFTRTRTGALVSRLNNDVIGAQQAFSGTLSGVVTNLVALILTLAVMLSTSWLVTVLAVIMLPIFLIPARRMGGRLAALRREAADHNSAMSTQMTERFSAPGATLVKLFGRPDEESEEFRVRAARVRDIGVRSTMLQFVFFTALMLVSALALALVYGLGGFLALAGQLDTGEVVTLALLLTRLYAPLTSLANARVEIMSAVVSFERVFEVLDLEPLIQEKPDAVPVPAGPVAVEFDDVRFAYPSADKVSLASLEEVSTLDTRGGEEVLHGVSFRIEAGQTVALVGTSGAGKSTIAQLLARLYDVDSGAVRLAGTDVRDVTSASMRHTLGMVTQDGHLFHETILSNLRLARPEATDDEVWDAVRRARLEPLVRSLPDQLDTMVGERGYRLSGGERQRMTIARLLLAQPRVVILDEATAALDSTSEAAVQAALSEALEGRTALVIAHRLSTIRSADMILVVEDGSIVERGTHDELLAAAGRYEELHRTQFAVRKAAVAADEEPVGGPGR from the coding sequence ATGAGCATGGAAGGCGCGGCCTGGAGCTCGCTCTACAAGATCTCGAGCGCCCGGGACGGCAGGAACGGCATCTCCCGGGAGTCCGTGCGCCGGATCCTGGCATTCGCGGTGCCCTACCGGTCGAAGCTGCTGGTCTTCATCGGGCTCTCCGTCGTCGGCGCGTTCCTCGCCGTGGCGACGCCGGTGCTCGCCGGCCAGGTGGTCGACGTCATCGTCGCCCGGGGCGAGGTCGGCACGATCACCTGGCTCGCCGTCGTCATCGCCCTCGTGGCCGTGGCCGACGCCGCCGTGTCGCTGGTCACGCGCTGGTACTCGGCGCGGATCGGCGAGGGCGTGATCCTCGACCTCCGCACCGCCGTCTTCGACCACGTGCAGAGGATGCCCATCGCGTTCTTCACCCGCACGCGCACGGGCGCCCTCGTGAGCCGCCTCAACAACGACGTGATCGGCGCGCAGCAGGCCTTCAGCGGCACACTCTCCGGCGTGGTCACGAACCTCGTGGCGCTGATCCTCACCCTCGCCGTCATGCTCAGCACCTCGTGGCTGGTGACCGTGCTCGCGGTGATCATGCTCCCGATCTTCCTGATCCCCGCGCGCCGCATGGGCGGTCGCCTCGCCGCGCTCCGCCGCGAGGCCGCCGACCACAACTCCGCCATGAGCACGCAGATGACCGAGCGCTTCTCGGCGCCCGGCGCGACCCTCGTCAAGCTGTTCGGCCGCCCCGATGAGGAATCCGAGGAGTTCCGCGTGCGCGCCGCCCGCGTCCGCGACATCGGGGTCCGCAGCACGATGCTGCAGTTCGTCTTCTTCACCGCGCTGATGCTCGTCTCCGCCCTCGCGCTCGCCCTCGTCTACGGGCTCGGCGGCTTCCTCGCGCTGGCCGGCCAGCTGGACACCGGCGAGGTGGTCACGCTCGCGCTCCTCCTCACGCGCCTGTACGCGCCGCTCACCAGCCTCGCGAACGCCCGGGTCGAGATCATGAGCGCGGTGGTCAGCTTCGAGCGGGTCTTCGAGGTGCTGGACCTCGAGCCGCTCATCCAGGAGAAGCCCGACGCCGTCCCCGTGCCCGCGGGTCCGGTGGCGGTCGAGTTCGACGACGTCCGCTTCGCCTACCCGTCCGCCGACAAGGTGTCGCTCGCCTCCCTCGAGGAGGTCTCGACGCTCGACACCCGCGGCGGCGAGGAGGTGCTGCACGGCGTCTCGTTCCGGATCGAGGCGGGGCAGACCGTCGCCCTCGTCGGCACGTCTGGCGCCGGCAAGTCCACGATCGCGCAGCTCCTCGCGCGCCTGTACGACGTCGACAGCGGCGCCGTGCGCCTCGCGGGGACGGACGTGCGCGACGTCACCTCCGCCTCCATGCGGCACACCCTCGGCATGGTGACGCAGGACGGCCACCTGTTCCACGAGACGATCCTGTCCAACCTGCGCCTGGCCCGGCCCGAGGCGACCGACGACGAGGTGTGGGACGCCGTCCGCCGTGCCCGCCTGGAGCCGCTCGTCCGGTCCCTCCCGGATCAGCTCGACACGATGGTGGGGGAGCGCGGCTACCGGCTCTCCGGCGGCGAGCGCCAGCGCATGACCATCGCCCGGCTCCTGCTCGCCCAGCCGCGCGTCGTCATCCTCGACGAGGCGACGGCGGCGCTCGACTCGACCTCCGAGGCCGCGGTGCAGGCCGCGCTGAGCGAGGCGCTCGAGGGGCGGACGGCGCTCGTCATCGCCCACCGCCTCTCCACGATCCGCAGCGCGGACATGATCCTCGTGGTCGAGGACGGATCCATCGTCGAGCGCGGCACGCACGACGAGCTGCTGGCCGCGGCGGGCCGGTACGAGGAGCTGCACCGCACCCAGTTCGCGGTGCGGAAGGCCGCCGTGGCGGCGGACGAGGAGCCCGTGGGTGGTCCCGGCCGCTGA
- a CDS encoding ferritin-like domain-containing protein: MTSNTPTAAHPDPRPDAASGTPRMATAVDWIAHFHANADRHRTPEELIPDDAPSPMDARTRRAFIRSFQRFALGESGDGMHLLRMATAAGDPAYTHALALLVQEEQKHVALFLRALDHLDAPALPAHWTDAAFTRLRHLIGLRTEISLFLIAETVATGYFHALADHAPDPALRALGQRIADDERDHVRFQIDRLRTGFRDTPAPLRALIGAAWTVVAAGAAIVIVVDHRAALRACGVAPRAYWGQGMRDFGAAARSVLVDPRAPLLGPADAGSSGSPRTGGQS, translated from the coding sequence ATGACCTCGAACACACCGACCGCAGCGCACCCCGATCCCCGTCCCGACGCCGCGAGCGGGACGCCCCGCATGGCGACCGCCGTCGACTGGATCGCCCACTTCCACGCCAACGCCGACCGGCACCGGACCCCGGAGGAGCTGATCCCGGACGACGCGCCCTCGCCGATGGACGCCCGCACCCGGCGCGCGTTCATCCGCTCGTTCCAGCGGTTCGCGCTCGGCGAGAGCGGCGACGGCATGCACCTCCTGCGGATGGCGACCGCCGCGGGCGACCCCGCGTACACGCACGCGCTCGCGCTCCTCGTGCAGGAGGAGCAGAAGCACGTGGCCCTCTTCCTCCGCGCGCTCGACCACCTCGACGCGCCCGCGCTGCCCGCGCACTGGACCGACGCGGCGTTCACGCGGCTGCGGCACCTCATCGGGCTGCGGACGGAGATCAGCCTGTTCCTCATCGCGGAGACGGTCGCGACGGGCTACTTCCACGCCCTCGCCGACCACGCGCCGGATCCCGCTCTCCGGGCGCTCGGGCAGCGGATCGCGGACGACGAGCGCGACCACGTGCGCTTCCAGATCGACCGGCTCCGCACGGGCTTCCGCGACACCCCCGCTCCCCTGCGCGCGCTCATCGGCGCGGCCTGGACGGTCGTCGCGGCGGGCGCGGCGATCGTGATCGTGGTCGACCACCGGGCCGCCCTCCGCGCCTGCGGCGTCGCGCCGCGCGCGTACTGGGGGCAGGGGATGCGCGACTTCGGCGCGGCGGCGCGCTCGGTGCTGGTGGATCCGCGGGCGCCGCTGCTGGGGCCGGCGGACGCGGGTTCCAGCGGTTCCCCGCGAACCGGAGGTCAGTCGTAG